The following proteins are encoded in a genomic region of Pseudodesulfovibrio mercurii:
- the gyrA gene encoding DNA gyrase subunit A, giving the protein MSDTITIESELKKSYLEYSLSVIIGRAIPDVRDGLKPVHRRILYAMHDLGNYYNRAYKKSARVVGDVIGKYHPHGDSAVYDALVRLAQDFSMRDTLVDGQGNFGSIDGDSAAAMRYTEVRMARLCSEFLGDIEKNTVDFAPNYDNTLQEPTVLPTKVPNLLLNGTTGIAVGMATNIPPHNLGELIDGSVHLLDNPECTIESLMKRIKGPDFPTGGTIFGGQGLIDAYTTGRGSIKIRGVVELEEARKGHKESIIIKEIPYALNKSTLVEKIAALVHEKKIDGVADLRDESDRKGIRIVLELKRGAIADIIINSLYKFTPLETSFGINMMAVVGKRPMLLNLKEVLGHFLEHRREVIIRRTKFDLDKCEKRVHILEGLRIALDNIDEVVKLIRASKTPEEARDGLMSRFSLSDIQAKAILDMRLQKLTGLEHDKLLEELAELMKKIEYFKAILSNDEVLKGVIRDELNEIKTNYATPRKSELLRADLDSIDIEDLIPDEETVITLSRRGYIKRTPLSNYTAQKRGGKGIAGVQTGDGDFIHTFMLTTNHQHLVLFTNFGKMFKIKVHQVPEGSRYAKGGHVNNLLPLDKDEHIATCLSLREFADDRFFLFVTKKGMIKRSSIGLYGNCRTTGIRAVNLRDHDELMDVREIEPEVDCILVSREGSAIRFNINDARPMGRATAGVKGMALRPNDEVVACVVTGDQERDQLLTVSEGGYGKRTTIDQYRVQTRGGKGILNMRLTNKTGMVVGACMVNESDDVILLTSQNKIIRMSVSEVSQTRGRATQGVRLVRMDDDNKVIGFDLVMDDDEDLGEVQA; this is encoded by the coding sequence ATGAGTGATACGATCACCATCGAGAGCGAACTCAAGAAGAGCTATCTCGAGTACTCCCTGTCCGTCATCATCGGGCGCGCCATCCCGGACGTGCGCGACGGGCTCAAACCGGTGCACCGGCGCATTCTCTACGCCATGCACGACCTGGGCAACTACTACAACCGCGCCTACAAGAAGTCCGCGCGCGTGGTCGGCGACGTCATCGGCAAATACCATCCGCACGGCGACTCGGCGGTCTATGACGCCCTGGTCCGGCTGGCCCAGGACTTTTCCATGCGCGACACCCTGGTGGACGGGCAGGGCAACTTCGGCTCCATCGACGGCGACTCCGCGGCCGCCATGCGATACACCGAGGTGCGCATGGCCCGGCTCTGCTCGGAGTTCCTCGGGGACATCGAGAAGAACACGGTCGATTTCGCGCCCAACTACGACAACACCCTGCAGGAACCGACGGTCCTGCCGACCAAGGTCCCGAACCTGCTCCTGAACGGCACCACGGGCATCGCGGTGGGCATGGCCACGAACATCCCGCCCCACAACCTGGGCGAGTTGATCGACGGCTCCGTGCACCTGCTCGACAATCCGGAATGCACCATCGAATCGCTGATGAAGCGGATCAAGGGCCCGGACTTCCCCACGGGCGGGACCATCTTCGGCGGCCAGGGGCTCATCGACGCCTACACCACCGGGCGCGGCTCCATCAAGATCCGCGGCGTGGTCGAGCTGGAGGAGGCGCGCAAGGGGCACAAGGAATCCATCATCATCAAGGAGATTCCCTACGCCCTGAACAAGTCCACCCTGGTGGAGAAGATTGCGGCCCTGGTCCACGAAAAGAAGATCGACGGCGTGGCCGACCTGCGCGACGAGTCCGACCGCAAGGGCATCCGCATCGTGCTCGAGCTCAAGCGCGGGGCCATCGCGGACATCATCATCAATTCGCTGTATAAGTTTACCCCGCTGGAGACCAGCTTCGGCATCAACATGATGGCCGTGGTCGGCAAGCGGCCCATGCTCCTGAACCTGAAGGAGGTCCTGGGCCACTTCCTGGAGCACCGGCGCGAGGTCATCATCCGCCGGACCAAGTTCGACCTGGACAAGTGCGAGAAGCGCGTCCACATCCTGGAAGGCCTGCGCATCGCGCTGGACAACATCGACGAAGTGGTCAAGCTCATCCGCGCGTCCAAGACTCCGGAGGAGGCCCGCGACGGCCTCATGAGCCGCTTCAGCCTGTCCGACATCCAGGCCAAGGCCATTCTGGACATGCGCTTGCAGAAGCTGACCGGCCTGGAGCACGACAAGCTCCTGGAGGAACTGGCCGAGCTGATGAAGAAGATCGAATACTTCAAGGCCATCCTGTCCAACGACGAGGTGCTCAAGGGCGTGATCCGCGACGAACTGAACGAGATCAAGACCAACTACGCCACCCCGCGCAAGTCCGAGTTGCTCCGGGCGGACCTGGACTCCATCGACATCGAGGACCTCATCCCGGACGAGGAGACGGTCATCACCCTGAGCCGCCGGGGCTACATCAAGCGCACCCCGCTGTCCAACTACACCGCCCAGAAGCGCGGCGGCAAGGGCATCGCGGGCGTGCAGACCGGTGACGGGGACTTCATCCACACCTTCATGCTGACCACCAACCATCAGCATCTGGTGCTCTTCACCAACTTCGGCAAGATGTTCAAGATCAAGGTCCACCAGGTGCCCGAGGGGTCGCGCTACGCCAAGGGCGGGCACGTCAACAACCTCCTGCCCCTGGACAAGGACGAGCACATCGCCACCTGCCTGTCCCTGCGGGAGTTCGCGGACGACCGCTTCTTCCTGTTCGTGACCAAGAAGGGCATGATCAAGCGTTCGTCCATCGGCCTGTACGGCAACTGCCGGACCACCGGCATCCGCGCCGTGAACCTGCGCGATCACGACGAGCTCATGGACGTGCGCGAGATCGAGCCGGAAGTGGACTGCATCCTGGTCAGCCGCGAGGGCTCGGCCATCCGCTTCAACATCAACGACGCCCGGCCCATGGGACGCGCCACGGCGGGCGTCAAGGGCATGGCGCTCAGGCCCAACGACGAGGTCGTGGCCTGCGTGGTCACCGGCGACCAGGAGCGCGACCAGCTGCTGACCGTCAGCGAGGGCGGCTACGGCAAGCGCACCACCATCGACCAGTACCGGGTCCAGACGCGCGGCGGCAAGGGCATCCTGAACATGCGCCTGACCAACAAGACCGGCATGGTCGTGGGCGCGTGCATGGTCAACGAGTCCGACGACGTCATCCTGCTGACCTCCCAGAACAAGATCATCCGCATGTCGGTGTCCGAGGTCAGCCAGACGCGCGGCCGGGCCACCCAGGGCGTGCGGCTGGTGCGCATGGACGACGACAACAAGGTCATCGGCTTCGACCTGGTCATGGACGACGACGAAGACCTGGGCGAGGTCCAGGCCTAG
- a CDS encoding tetratricopeptide repeat protein has protein sequence MRRILVLILLAATVFAVAACSSSGSPGREDIERARDSYSKGFYLEAEKDYERYLQVEPQGKFRKEAWDRLAEIAVSIKGDLDRAVVLLEAMYLELGDDPDTAWKIMFQLGEVYSELGNNPKAIECFEKCLIHAQGNPEHTYKTQLRMARLYRNMGSYDLVAGTLENCADSAADDEAKARCLYELAQSYTFISSWSQASKTLDSLLRLKHISDETRALAIFLQADIAENDRDYAKTRELLESILHTYPNPKVVETRLANLPEVVPEPLPLVPPRQ, from the coding sequence ATGCGACGCATACTCGTGCTGATACTGCTGGCCGCGACGGTGTTTGCCGTCGCGGCCTGCTCTTCGTCCGGTTCGCCGGGCCGGGAGGACATCGAACGGGCGCGCGACTCCTATTCCAAGGGGTTCTACCTCGAGGCGGAAAAGGACTACGAGCGCTACCTTCAGGTGGAGCCCCAGGGCAAGTTCCGCAAGGAGGCTTGGGACCGTCTGGCCGAGATCGCGGTGTCCATCAAGGGCGACCTGGATCGGGCCGTGGTCCTGCTCGAGGCCATGTATCTCGAACTGGGCGACGACCCGGACACGGCCTGGAAGATCATGTTCCAGCTGGGCGAGGTCTATTCCGAACTGGGCAACAATCCCAAGGCCATAGAGTGCTTCGAGAAGTGCCTGATCCATGCCCAGGGCAACCCGGAGCACACCTACAAAACCCAGCTGCGCATGGCCCGGCTCTACCGCAACATGGGCAGCTACGACCTGGTGGCCGGCACCCTGGAAAACTGCGCGGACTCGGCCGCGGACGACGAGGCCAAGGCCAGATGCCTGTATGAGCTGGCCCAGAGCTACACCTTCATCTCCAGCTGGTCCCAGGCGTCCAAGACCCTGGATTCCCTGCTCAGGCTCAAGCACATCTCGGACGAGACCAGGGCCCTGGCCATCTTCCTCCAGGCGGACATCGCCGAGAACGACCGGGACTACGCCAAGACCCGCGAGCTGCTCGAATCCATCCTGCACACCTATCCCAACCCCAAGGTGGTGGAGACCCGGCTGGCCAACCTGCCCGAGGTGGTGCCCGAGCCCCTGCCCCTGGTGCCGCCCAGGCAGTGA
- a CDS encoding glycosyltransferase family 4 protein has protein sequence MKIALCTPFKALDNPSVSGDVTIARDLRDALAGLGHEVVPVPFFPAKEIWKRPARWLPAYRAMGRMTEAARGCDAWLTYGSYYKAPDIFGPVCTARLAIPYAIFQASYALNRGRKLATWPGFRLNRRAMLRADHIFCNRANDLCGCGRLLPPERFSPVRPGLPAGLFARDDTAGTRLRRAWGAEHARVVLSAAMMRAGVKAEGLRWVFRACADLVRQGRDVVLAVAGDGPCRPELEAEARALLGERVHFLGLVERRELGGFFAAGDLFAFPGLKESVGMVYLEAQRCGLPVVATDDEGAPMVVAHGRTGLITGANIEDFTRGVDELVRDPERCAALAAEAPGYVTNEHDAQRNYGHVADVLRHLAEARARQS, from the coding sequence GTGAAGATCGCCCTGTGCACCCCGTTCAAAGCGCTGGACAACCCGTCCGTGTCCGGCGACGTGACCATTGCCCGCGACCTGCGCGACGCGCTCGCTGGCCTGGGCCACGAGGTGGTCCCGGTGCCGTTCTTCCCGGCCAAGGAGATCTGGAAGCGGCCCGCCCGCTGGCTGCCCGCGTACCGGGCCATGGGGCGCATGACCGAGGCCGCGCGCGGCTGCGACGCCTGGCTGACCTACGGCTCCTACTACAAGGCCCCGGACATCTTCGGCCCGGTCTGCACGGCCCGGCTGGCCATTCCCTACGCCATCTTCCAGGCGAGCTACGCCCTGAACCGGGGCCGGAAATTGGCCACCTGGCCGGGCTTCCGCCTGAACCGGCGGGCCATGCTCCGGGCGGATCACATCTTCTGCAACCGGGCCAACGACCTGTGCGGCTGCGGCAGGCTGCTGCCCCCGGAGCGCTTTTCCCCGGTCCGGCCCGGCCTGCCCGCAGGCCTGTTCGCCCGCGACGACACCGCCGGCACCCGGCTGCGCCGGGCCTGGGGCGCGGAGCACGCCCGCGTGGTCCTGAGCGCGGCCATGATGCGCGCCGGGGTCAAGGCCGAGGGGCTGCGCTGGGTCTTCCGGGCCTGCGCCGATCTGGTCCGGCAGGGGAGGGACGTGGTCCTGGCCGTGGCCGGGGACGGCCCGTGCCGCCCGGAGCTGGAGGCCGAGGCCCGCGCCCTGCTCGGCGAGCGGGTGCATTTCCTCGGCCTGGTGGAGCGCCGGGAACTGGGCGGCTTTTTCGCGGCGGGCGACCTGTTCGCCTTCCCCGGTCTCAAGGAGAGCGTGGGCATGGTCTACCTGGAGGCCCAGCGCTGCGGCCTGCCCGTGGTGGCCACGGACGACGAGGGCGCGCCCATGGTCGTGGCCCACGGCCGCACCGGGCTGATCACCGGGGCGAACATCGAGGATTTCACCCGGGGCGTGGACGAGCTGGTCCGCGACCCCGAACGGTGCGCGGCCCTGGCGGCCGAAGCGCCCGGATACGTCACCAACGAACACGACGCGCAGCGCAACTACGGCCACGTGGCCGACGTCCTGCGCCATCTGGCCGAAGCGAGGGCCCGACAATCATGA
- a CDS encoding histidine phosphatase family protein has product MTTYFCMRHGMTEWNRACRIQGNTDIPLCDEGRDMARKWGESLAGEGFDRILTSTLSRARETAALVNEVLGLPMHEDERLGEQDWGDWTGLTKTELKEKRKEVRREEHKGFGFRPLGGESRDEVLCRACDALIDFAAEHPGESVLVVTHNGVLRCLAHALSGSDFLPGDPVEYLPYRLHRIECIDNELALGELNMEL; this is encoded by the coding sequence ATGACCACCTATTTCTGCATGCGCCACGGCATGACCGAATGGAACCGCGCCTGCCGCATCCAGGGCAACACCGATATCCCCCTGTGCGACGAGGGCCGCGACATGGCCCGCAAGTGGGGCGAGTCCCTGGCCGGGGAGGGGTTCGACCGCATCCTGACCAGCACGCTCTCCCGCGCCCGGGAGACGGCCGCCCTGGTCAACGAGGTCCTGGGACTGCCCATGCACGAGGACGAACGCCTCGGCGAGCAGGACTGGGGCGACTGGACCGGCCTGACCAAGACTGAACTCAAGGAAAAGCGCAAGGAAGTCCGGCGCGAGGAGCACAAGGGGTTCGGGTTCCGGCCCCTGGGCGGCGAGAGCCGCGACGAGGTGCTCTGCCGGGCCTGCGACGCGCTCATCGACTTCGCCGCCGAACACCCCGGCGAGTCCGTGCTGGTGGTCACCCACAACGGGGTGCTGCGCTGCCTGGCCCACGCCCTGTCCGGCTCGGACTTCCTGCCCGGCGACCCCGTGGAATACCTTCCCTACCGGCTGCACCGCATCGAATGCATCGACAACGAGCTCGCCCTGGGCGAGCTGAACATGGAGCTCTAA
- a CDS encoding glycosyltransferase family protein, with the protein MRIVFYCQHVLGVGHMFRSLEIVKALKNHEVILVTGGAEVDFDPPANMTRIQLPGLMMDAKFTRFIPLEEGAEVDEVLVRRLRLFKEIMARYQPDIFMVELFPFGRKKFRFELLPILKKVRKGEYGPCRAVCSVRDILVEKNDMKRQVERVHGYLNPNFDHVLVHSDPNLVRLDETFPGVDGIVPEVHYTGYVARKPDPAETARLAAELNLGDTPLVVVSVGGGHIGRDLLRGALAASPILNETHPHRLAVFTGPYAEEDEFARLRAIAEQYPHITLKRFTKRFLAYLDLARLSVSLGGYNTTMNLLATNTFGLMYPFLQNREQNMRARRIEEKGGLKVITQDDLGPERLVPLMREGLDRTAAPLNLNLDGAANSARILEDIHAAM; encoded by the coding sequence ATGCGCATCGTCTTCTACTGCCAGCACGTCCTCGGCGTGGGCCATATGTTCCGGTCCCTGGAAATCGTCAAGGCCTTGAAAAACCACGAGGTCATCCTGGTCACAGGCGGGGCCGAGGTGGACTTCGACCCGCCCGCGAACATGACCCGCATCCAGCTGCCCGGCCTGATGATGGACGCCAAGTTCACCCGGTTCATCCCCCTGGAGGAGGGGGCCGAGGTGGACGAGGTCCTGGTCCGGCGGCTGCGCCTGTTCAAGGAGATCATGGCCCGGTACCAGCCCGACATCTTCATGGTCGAGCTCTTCCCCTTCGGCCGCAAGAAGTTCCGCTTCGAGCTCCTGCCCATCCTCAAGAAGGTCCGCAAGGGCGAGTACGGCCCCTGCCGCGCGGTCTGCTCCGTGCGCGACATCCTGGTGGAAAAGAACGACATGAAGCGCCAGGTGGAGCGGGTCCACGGCTACCTGAACCCCAACTTCGACCACGTCCTGGTCCACTCGGACCCCAACCTGGTCCGGTTGGACGAAACCTTTCCCGGCGTGGACGGCATCGTCCCCGAGGTCCACTACACCGGCTACGTGGCCCGCAAGCCCGATCCGGCCGAGACCGCGCGCCTGGCCGCCGAGCTGAACCTCGGCGACACCCCGCTGGTGGTCGTGTCCGTGGGCGGGGGCCACATCGGCCGCGACCTGCTGCGCGGGGCCCTGGCCGCCTCGCCCATCCTGAACGAGACCCACCCCCACCGGCTGGCCGTGTTCACCGGCCCCTATGCCGAGGAGGACGAGTTCGCCCGCCTCCGGGCCATCGCCGAACAATACCCGCACATCACCCTCAAGCGTTTCACCAAGCGGTTCCTGGCCTACCTGGACCTGGCCCGCCTGTCCGTCTCGCTCGGCGGGTACAACACCACCATGAACCTCCTGGCCACCAACACCTTCGGGCTCATGTACCCCTTCCTCCAGAACCGCGAACAGAACATGCGCGCCCGGCGCATCGAGGAAAAGGGCGGACTCAAGGTCATCACCCAGGACGACCTCGGGCCGGAACGCCTCGTCCCGCTCATGCGCGAAGGCCTGGACCGCACGGCCGCGCCCCTCAACCTCAACCTGGACGGGGCCGCCAACTCCGCCCGCATCCTCGAGGACATCCACGCAGCCATGTAG
- a CDS encoding enoyl-ACP reductase FabI, with the protein MLLKDKKALIFGVVNDRSIAYGIARQLGEHGARLAFSYAADPIEHRLAPICEELGGEFMYKCDVTSDDEIASGVDLVRDRWGDVDILVHSIAYANREDLKGRFIDTSREGYKVALDVSSYSLVALCRAFEPLLGPGSSVLTMSYYGSGKVVANYNAMGVAKAALEACVRYLAVDLGQNGVRINAISAGPVKTMAASGISGFKSILGRIEEKAPLHRNITIDDVGKCALYLASDLSSGTTGDVVFVDSGYNIMGV; encoded by the coding sequence ATGCTGCTCAAGGACAAGAAAGCCCTCATCTTCGGCGTGGTCAACGACCGCTCCATCGCCTACGGCATCGCTCGGCAACTCGGGGAACACGGCGCGCGCCTGGCCTTCAGCTACGCCGCCGACCCCATCGAGCACCGCCTGGCCCCTATCTGCGAGGAGCTCGGCGGCGAGTTCATGTACAAGTGCGACGTCACCTCGGACGACGAGATCGCCTCGGGCGTGGACCTCGTGCGCGACCGCTGGGGCGACGTGGACATCCTCGTCCACTCCATCGCCTACGCCAACCGCGAGGACCTCAAGGGCCGGTTCATCGACACCAGCCGCGAAGGCTACAAGGTCGCCCTGGACGTGTCCTCCTACTCCCTGGTCGCCCTGTGCCGCGCCTTCGAACCCCTGCTCGGGCCCGGCAGTTCCGTCCTGACCATGAGCTACTACGGCTCGGGCAAGGTCGTGGCCAACTACAACGCCATGGGCGTGGCCAAGGCCGCCCTCGAAGCCTGCGTGCGCTACCTCGCCGTGGACCTGGGCCAAAACGGCGTGCGCATCAACGCCATCTCCGCCGGACCCGTCAAGACCATGGCCGCCTCCGGCATCTCCGGCTTCAAGTCCATCCTCGGACGCATCGAGGAAAAAGCCCCCCTGCACCGCAACATCACCATCGACGACGTGGGCAAATGCGCCCTGTACCTCGCCTCCGACCTGTCCTCCGGCACCACCGGCGACGTGGTCTTCGTGGACTCGGGCTACAACATCATGGGCGTGTAA
- a CDS encoding LysR family transcriptional regulator — MELYQLRTFVAVAEEGNFTRAGRRVHATQPAVSAHIKALEEELGVRLFDRVPRGVELTQAGAELVHDAIEVLAAAQTLQARAVTLGGEVAGQVALGLCTDPGFLKATSLIDLMSERFPKLNLKLIQSPSGVILNGIRARTLDAGFVFSGNPYRDLEAVKLAEPEYSILGAASVGDELAVADAEALSRFTWVMPASHSPFRELQLDIFNKFGIVPARTIGADSEEVIRALVVEGKALALVREDEVAVMVGSGLAAECALVGRHPVEVNFVYRKDEDDLPSLAAILELVRRTWEV, encoded by the coding sequence ATGGAACTGTACCAGTTGAGGACGTTCGTGGCCGTGGCCGAGGAGGGCAATTTCACCAGGGCGGGCAGGCGCGTGCACGCGACCCAGCCCGCGGTCTCCGCGCACATCAAGGCGCTGGAGGAGGAGCTGGGGGTGCGGCTGTTCGACCGGGTACCGCGCGGCGTGGAGCTGACCCAGGCCGGGGCCGAGCTGGTGCACGACGCCATTGAGGTGCTGGCCGCCGCACAGACGTTGCAGGCGCGGGCCGTGACCCTGGGCGGCGAGGTGGCGGGCCAGGTGGCGCTCGGGCTGTGCACGGACCCCGGTTTTCTCAAGGCCACCAGCCTGATCGACCTGATGAGCGAGCGGTTTCCCAAGCTCAACCTGAAGCTGATCCAGTCGCCGTCCGGGGTGATCCTGAACGGCATCCGGGCGCGCACCCTGGACGCGGGGTTCGTGTTTTCAGGCAACCCGTACCGGGACCTGGAGGCGGTCAAGCTGGCCGAGCCGGAGTATTCGATCCTGGGCGCGGCGAGCGTGGGGGACGAGCTGGCCGTGGCCGATGCCGAGGCCCTGTCGAGGTTCACCTGGGTCATGCCCGCGAGTCACAGCCCGTTCCGGGAGTTGCAGTTGGACATCTTCAACAAGTTCGGGATCGTCCCGGCGCGGACCATCGGCGCGGATTCGGAGGAGGTCATCCGGGCGCTGGTGGTGGAGGGCAAGGCGCTGGCCCTGGTGCGCGAGGACGAGGTGGCGGTCATGGTCGGCAGTGGGCTGGCGGCCGAGTGCGCGCTGGTGGGCCGTCATCCGGTGGAAGTGAATTTCGTGTACCGCAAGGACGAGGACGACCTGCCGTCCCTGGCCGCGATTCTCGAACTGGTGCGGCGCACCTGGGAGGTGTGA
- a CDS encoding LysR family transcriptional regulator encodes MELYQLKTFVAVAEEGNLTKAAERIYASQPAVSGHIKALEEELGLPLFVRTPRGMRLTEAGKGLKLKADSVLLAAEDMANLAAGYLEELTGSLTIALNTDTSFLRVAELSAAMADAHPKLRLKFQQGNSGSILKDVRDRRLDAGFSFFDNRYAEVAHIPLKEIPVRVVAPAAWSARVEGMPLDGLATLPWVRPDRECPFMMVLDGVFEGSGIRITDYIEADSEDVIRELVAAGKGVSLLKQSDADAMVRDGTAVICDVGPVLSLNINFVYPKSRSGDPTIRALTEVVRGLWPGETC; translated from the coding sequence ATGGAACTGTATCAGCTGAAGACCTTCGTGGCCGTGGCCGAGGAGGGCAACCTGACCAAGGCGGCCGAGCGCATCTACGCCAGCCAGCCCGCGGTGAGCGGGCACATCAAGGCGCTGGAGGAGGAGCTGGGGCTGCCGCTGTTCGTGCGCACCCCGCGCGGCATGCGCTTGACCGAGGCGGGCAAGGGACTGAAGCTCAAGGCGGACTCGGTGCTCCTGGCCGCCGAGGACATGGCCAACCTGGCCGCCGGATACCTGGAGGAGCTGACCGGGTCCCTGACCATCGCCCTGAACACGGACACGAGCTTTCTGCGCGTGGCCGAGCTGTCGGCGGCCATGGCCGACGCCCACCCCAAGCTGCGGCTCAAGTTCCAGCAGGGCAATTCCGGGTCCATATTGAAGGACGTGCGCGACCGGCGGCTGGACGCGGGCTTTTCCTTTTTCGACAACCGCTACGCCGAGGTGGCGCACATCCCGCTCAAGGAGATTCCGGTGCGGGTGGTGGCCCCGGCGGCCTGGTCGGCCCGGGTGGAGGGCATGCCCCTGGACGGGCTGGCGACCCTGCCCTGGGTTCGCCCGGACCGGGAGTGCCCGTTCATGATGGTCCTGGACGGGGTGTTCGAGGGCTCGGGCATCCGCATCACCGACTACATCGAGGCGGACTCCGAGGATGTCATCCGTGAGCTGGTGGCGGCCGGAAAGGGCGTGTCCCTGCTCAAGCAGAGCGACGCGGACGCCATGGTCCGGGACGGCACGGCGGTGATCTGCGACGTGGGTCCGGTCCTGTCCCTGAACATCAATTTCGTCTACCCCAAGAGCCGGTCCGGCGACCCGACCATCCGCGCCCTGACCGAGGTGGTCCGGGGGCTGTGGCCCGGCGAGACCTGCTGA
- a CDS encoding LysR family transcriptional regulator encodes MELYQLKTFVVVAEEGHLTRASVRLHTSQPSVSAHIKALEDELETKLFIRTPKGMRLTEAGERIKLKAEAVLKSARELKLEARSMGDELVGDLSLGLNTDAEYLRIVPLLTSLGEDHPRIVLQIQQRASTSVQGAVRDGQLDCGFIFGEPRYPEICAIPLEKTRFFVAVPDIWKDRMAQGTAGLSDLPWIMDPSDNPLQQLIDPFFKSHGIKPSVQLEVDGDEVIRVLVAAGKGISFLRRNEVEAANRIGRPVHALSFDELSIQANFVYLKRHDEDPVMRAVIDHVKRCWEVS; translated from the coding sequence ATGGAACTGTACCAACTCAAGACGTTCGTGGTGGTGGCCGAGGAAGGCCACCTGACCCGCGCTTCGGTGCGGCTGCACACCAGCCAGCCCTCGGTCAGCGCGCACATCAAGGCGCTGGAGGACGAGCTGGAGACCAAGCTGTTCATCCGCACGCCCAAGGGCATGCGGTTGACCGAGGCCGGGGAGCGCATCAAGCTCAAGGCCGAAGCCGTGCTCAAGTCGGCCCGCGAGCTGAAGCTGGAGGCGCGGAGCATGGGGGACGAGCTGGTCGGCGACCTGTCGCTCGGCCTGAACACGGACGCGGAATACCTGCGCATCGTGCCCCTGCTGACCTCCCTGGGCGAGGACCATCCGCGCATCGTGCTCCAGATCCAGCAGCGCGCCTCCACCTCGGTCCAGGGGGCCGTCCGCGACGGGCAGCTCGACTGCGGGTTCATCTTCGGCGAGCCGCGCTACCCGGAGATCTGCGCCATTCCGCTGGAAAAGACCCGCTTCTTCGTGGCCGTGCCGGACATCTGGAAGGATCGCATGGCCCAGGGGACGGCCGGGCTGTCCGACCTGCCGTGGATCATGGACCCGTCCGACAACCCGCTCCAGCAGCTCATCGACCCGTTCTTCAAGTCCCACGGGATCAAGCCCTCGGTCCAGCTCGAGGTGGACGGCGACGAGGTCATCCGCGTGCTGGTGGCCGCTGGCAAGGGCATCTCCTTTCTGCGGCGCAACGAGGTCGAGGCGGCCAACCGCATCGGCCGCCCCGTGCACGCCCTGTCCTTCGACGAGCTGTCCATCCAGGCCAACTTCGTCTACCTCAAGCGGCACGACGAGGACCCGGTCATGCGCGCGGTCATCGACCACGTCAAACGGTGTTGGGAAGTGAGCTAG
- a CDS encoding cell division protein FtsX, producing the protein MIGPFLRLTLRGVADLRLHPFAQLLTLLAVAMVTLLTGLILLGMHNVDRELLRSRGKVEFQVYWKINALPAQVEKDWQAVRAMDHLTGFKTFTPRTALSELAGALGETGDFSWLTDNNPLPYSGLAAFAVPPEAQRAGWAADLLTRLKSLPGVDKVNYTPFQADLAQGWQTLTKLVVWPVLGFLGLIVSLVVHNTIKLSLLTRMDEVEILSLVGASPAYIRWPLLIGGLAQGILGAGLGIGLLAATHSAVADALNFPPFLIHLQFLPATQLLILAGAVTLVSTLSSWVAVK; encoded by the coding sequence GTGATCGGGCCGTTCCTCCGCCTGACCCTGCGCGGCGTGGCCGACCTGCGCCTGCACCCCTTCGCCCAGCTGCTGACCCTGCTGGCCGTGGCCATGGTCACCCTGCTCACCGGACTGATCCTGCTCGGCATGCACAACGTGGACCGGGAGCTGCTCCGCTCCCGGGGCAAGGTGGAATTCCAGGTCTACTGGAAAATCAACGCTCTCCCGGCCCAGGTGGAAAAGGACTGGCAGGCCGTTCGGGCCATGGACCACCTGACCGGATTCAAGACCTTCACCCCCAGGACCGCCCTGTCCGAGCTGGCCGGGGCCCTGGGCGAGACCGGCGACTTTTCCTGGCTGACCGACAACAACCCCCTGCCCTACTCCGGCCTGGCCGCCTTTGCCGTGCCGCCCGAGGCGCAGCGGGCGGGCTGGGCCGCCGACCTGCTCACCCGGCTCAAGTCCCTGCCCGGCGTGGACAAGGTCAACTACACCCCGTTCCAGGCCGACCTGGCCCAGGGCTGGCAAACCCTGACCAAGCTGGTGGTCTGGCCGGTCCTCGGCTTCCTGGGCCTGATCGTCTCCCTGGTGGTCCACAACACCATCAAGCTCTCCCTGCTCACGCGCATGGACGAGGTCGAAATCCTCTCCCTGGTGGGCGCGAGCCCGGCCTATATCCGCTGGCCCCTGCTCATCGGCGGCCTGGCCCAGGGAATCCTCGGCGCGGGACTGGGCATCGGCCTGCTCGCCGCCACCCACTCGGCCGTGGCCGACGCCCTGAACTTCCCGCCGTTCCTCATCCACCTGCAATTCCTGCCGGCAACCCAGCTGCTCATCCTGGCCGGAGCCGTCACCCTCGTCTCCACCCTCTCCAGCTGGGTGGCCGTGAAATAG